In the genome of Candidatus Nitrosotenuis sp. DW1, one region contains:
- a CDS encoding flagellar assembly protein FlaJ, which produces MIQIPLIKNLTLANLQKTDEKFVYFMAFLFSISTGEIGGIDLIRTTRDTNYGKYTKAFKEVYQLGIGWSFGVSASLEMISAKVSNDKHDALKQLLIKLAQVIRLGDTLKTFLADELKATLMTFSIVYERKLENQKLFLEMFYTLMSTAAFMISANSIMSMLMGQSNSEEILLFSFIGVTVSMSAFVFMMYIMFPRDILGYQSGDEDLKFRIKVYIALGAGIGIGLVLLVIQIVPSSLIVGIAAAPLLYPGMIARKIEKRIKELNDWYPEFIHHFGEIYATIGSIGSTLEAVLRSDFGPLQSHVERFKNRIKHRVDQKISFELFSRDTGSQIIANGNEVISHAMDKGGNMGLAGNHVSDITVKINELRAKRAQTSKTFETIIVVLHALTMAVFGLMNKLTGIFYEMIKTVDVSNDALTLTPIDPEFMAMMMPAMILMISVISAMALKVAQGGLYKTVFYHIGMLIVIGSVVMFVMDALLSDYLATHVLDFVKPEL; this is translated from the coding sequence ATGATACAGATACCGCTCATCAAGAATCTCACACTTGCAAACCTGCAAAAAACTGATGAGAAGTTTGTCTACTTTATGGCGTTCTTGTTTAGTATATCTACTGGTGAGATAGGCGGCATAGATCTAATCAGGACCACGCGTGACACAAACTATGGGAAATACACCAAAGCATTCAAGGAAGTATATCAGTTGGGAATCGGGTGGAGCTTTGGAGTGTCTGCATCACTTGAGATGATTTCAGCAAAGGTTTCAAATGATAAACACGATGCATTAAAACAGCTCCTGATCAAGCTAGCACAAGTCATTCGATTAGGAGATACGCTAAAGACATTTCTTGCGGATGAGCTAAAAGCAACTCTTATGACTTTCAGCATAGTTTACGAAAGAAAGCTTGAAAACCAAAAATTATTTCTGGAAATGTTTTACACCTTGATGTCTACTGCAGCCTTTATGATTTCTGCAAACTCAATTATGAGCATGCTGATGGGGCAATCAAATTCGGAAGAAATTTTGTTGTTCTCATTTATTGGAGTTACGGTAAGCATGAGTGCATTTGTCTTTATGATGTATATCATGTTCCCACGAGATATCCTAGGATACCAATCGGGGGACGAGGACCTAAAATTTAGAATCAAAGTCTACATAGCGTTGGGGGCTGGTATTGGAATTGGCTTGGTTCTTTTGGTGATCCAAATTGTGCCAAGCAGTTTGATTGTGGGTATTGCCGCTGCGCCATTACTGTATCCAGGAATGATTGCAAGAAAAATTGAAAAAAGAATCAAAGAGCTTAACGATTGGTATCCCGAATTCATTCATCATTTTGGAGAAATTTATGCCACAATCGGCTCAATTGGTAGTACGCTTGAGGCAGTATTGAGAAGCGACTTTGGACCTCTTCAAAGTCATGTAGAGCGATTTAAAAACCGAATCAAGCATAGAGTCGATCAGAAAATTAGTTTCGAGCTATTTTCTCGTGACACCGGAAGCCAAATAATTGCAAATGGAAACGAGGTAATCTCACATGCAATGGACAAAGGAGGAAACATGGGTCTTGCAGGAAACCATGTCTCAGACATTACGGTAAAAATTAACGAGCTTAGGGCAAAGAGGGCTCAAACATCTAAGACATTTGAAACTATCATAGTGGTGCTTCACGCATTAACTATGGCAGTGTTTGGTTTGATGAACAAATTGACTGGAATATTTTATGAAATGATAAAAACTGTGGATGTTTCAAATGATGCCTTGACATTAACTCCAATAGATCCAGAATTCATGGCAATGATGATGCCTGCAATGATTCTAATGATATCCGTTATCAGCGCAATGGCACTCAAGGTTGCGCAAGGTGGACTGTACAAAACCGTATTCTATCACATAGGAATGCTAATAGTAATAGGCTCAGTTGTCATGTTTGTGATGGACGCGTTACTCTCAGACTATTTGGCAACTCATGTACTTGACTTTGTAAAGCCAGAACTCTAA